The following are encoded together in the Lathyrus oleraceus cultivar Zhongwan6 chromosome 3, CAAS_Psat_ZW6_1.0, whole genome shotgun sequence genome:
- the LOC127127274 gene encoding microtubule organizer protein 1 isoform X2, with amino-acid sequence MEDDKKRRKNKKKKNKQNKNVDAGVGETASRVQNLVNNGKDKHASFSEAVNLIGDGETDSSDQNLVNDAKDKPASLSEVSPSSIGDGEIDTSDQNLVNDATGRPASLSEAAPHSIGVAEIDIGDQNLASNAKNGHANLLEAVVNLNGDGETSIRDPNLVNSGKDEPSQLLGTADEQSVSVDWNGDVEVPNRDLNLVKSREDEPAQPLDSADGQSTNMDSNGCLPYGKECDISDATIRKLKEENAVLIQRETISEETIQKLKDENDKHIRKKTISEDIIQKLKDENDKHIRKEVMSEERIRKLNEENNMHIMKETISEETIRKLNEQKDMLVQKEVELEENIRKMKTELDMHVTKEVELEENIRKMKKELDMHVTKEVILEDTIRKMNKGNDIHMQEETASKETIRKLIEENKGHTQKEALAEETITILKEEIDKHIHKEATLDEIINKLKTEKELQKHTETDLEVRITQLQNEHNSLLQKEVTLEELINKLKTENELQKHTQTDLEVRIAQLQNEHNSLLQKEAGLVEKTNLLASEKAGLMEKTNMLQIEKDVFEQKVIILESKLSSLSEKETGLVGRTSLLLREKEGLEQKLNILQSNLSSFSEKENGLEVKIAQLQSENNSLLQKEIGFIEKTNQLLNEKTILSLKVESLERKINLLESDLSLSVQEEKSTKEVILNLKENTSILQVQVAELEESKNNLLLENQQLRENVLGLHSTVQNLENSSSSSASQGTSAKDGASENEEFKSQIEEAYMLVEKLMAENAELVEKVHKLCVELDRRDTETTVSEVTGSDGLTEFVKPAEPESSEATSTSAPESDSLEKTSAVNDSSDSFHAGHAVGVIPISSLPDDDTDEIVQIPLDDNDARDLQLQNVKNVENDDALPITDAPLIGAPFRLISFFAKYVSGADLIDQKSSNTSN; translated from the exons ATGGAGGATGataagaaaagaagaaaaaacaaGAAGAAAAAGAACAAGCAAAACAAGAATGTGGATGCTGGGGTTGGAGAAACAGCTTCTAGGGTTCAGAATCTGGTGAATAATGGTAAGGACAAGCATGCTAGTTTTTCCGAGGCTGTAAATTTGATTGGTGATGGAGAAACAGATAGCAGTGATCAAAATTTGGTCAATGATGCTAAGGATAAACCTGCTAGTCTTTCGGAGGTTTCGCCGAGTTCCATTGGGGATGGGGAAATAGATACCAGTGATCAGAATCTGGTCAATGATGCTACGGGTAGGCCTGCTAGTCTTTCTGAGGCTGCACCGCATTCAATTGGGGTTGCAGAGATAGATATAGGCGATCAAAATCTGGCTAGTAATGCAAAGAATGGGCATGCTAATCTTTTAGAGGCTGTGGTAAACTTAAATGGGGATGGAGAAACTTCAATAAGGGATCCAAATCTTGTGAATAGTGGTAAGGATGAGCCCTCTCAGCTTTTGGGGACAGCTGATGAGCAAAGTGTGAGTGTGGATTGGAATGGAGATGTGGAAGTTCCAAACAGAGATCTGAATCTGGTGAAAAGCAGAGAGGACGAGCCCGCTCAACCATTGGACTCTGCAGATGGGCAAAGTACTAATATGGACTCCAATGGATGTCTGCCATATGGTAAAGAATGT GACATATCAGACGCAACAATTAGAaaattaaaagaagaaaatgCCGTGCTCATTCAGAGAGAG ACCATATCAGAAGAGACTATTCAGAAATTAAAAGACGAAAATGATAAACACATTCGTAAAAAG ACCATATCAGAAGACATTATCCAGAAATTAAAAGACGAAAATGATAAACACATTCGTAAAGAG GTCATGTCAGAAGAGAGAATCAGGAAGCTGAACGAAGAAAATAATATGCACATTATGAAAGAG ACCATATCTGAAGAGACAATCCGGAAATTGAATGAACAAAAAGACATGCTTGTGCAAAAGGAG GTTGAATTAGAAGAGAATATCAGAAAAATGAAAACAGAACTTGATATGCATGTTACGAAAGAG GTTGAATTAGAAGAGAATATCCGAAAAATGAAAAAAGAACTTGATATGCATGTTACGAAAGAG GTCATATTAGAAGATACAATTAGAAAAATGAATAAAGGAAATGATATTCACATGCAAGAAGAG ACCGCTTCAAAAGAGACAATAAGAAAATTGATTGAAGAAAATAAAGGGCACACTCAGAAAGAG GCCTTAGCAGAGGAGACAATTACAATATTGAAAGAAGAAATTGATAAACACATTCATAAGGAG GCTACCTTGGATGAGATTATCAATAAATTAAAAACTGAAAAGGAATTGCAGAAACATACAGAG ACTGATCTAGAGGTGAGAATTACACAACTGCAGAATGAGCATAATTCCTTACTTCAAAAAGAG GTTACCTTGGAAGAGCTTATCAATAAATTAAAAACTGAAAATGAATTGCAAAAACATACACAG ACTGATCTAGAGGTGAGAATTGCACAATTGCAGAATGAGCATAATTCGTTGCTTCAAAAAGAG GCTGGGTTGGTGGAAAAAACAAATCTGTTAGCGAGTGAAAAG GCTGGATTGATGGAAAAAACCAATATGTTACAGATTGAAAAG GATGTTTTCGAGCAGAAAGTAATTATTCTAGAGAGCAAGTTGAGTTCCCTTAGTGAGAAAGAG ACTGGATTGGTGGGAAGGACTAGTCTGTTACTGCGTGAGAAG GAGGGTTTAGAGCAAAAACTAAATATTCTGCAGAGCAATTTGAGTTCCTTTAGTGAGAAAGAG AATGGTCTGGAAGTGAAAATAGCACAATTGCAGAGTGAGAATAATTCCTTACTTCAAAAAGAG ATTGGATTTATTGAAAAAACCAATCAGTTGCTGAATGAAAAAACCATTTTGAGCCTAAAAGTG GAAAGTTTAGAGCGAAAAATAAATCTTCTGGAGAGCGATTTGAGTTTATCTGTTCAGGAAGAG AAGTCAACTAAAGAAGTTATTTTAAATCTGAAAGAAAACACCAGCATTCTACAAGTGCAG GTGGCAGAGTTGGAAGAGTCCAAGAACAATCTTTTGCTAGAAAACCAGCAATTGAGGGAAAATGTGTTAGGTCTTCATTCGACAGTCCAGAATCTTGAAAATAGTAGCTCTTCTTCCGCTTCACAGGGTACATCTGCAAAG GACGGTGCTTCTGAAAATGAAGAGTTTAAATCTCAAATTGAAGAGGCCTATATGTTAGTGGAAAAATTAATGGCGGAAAATGCTGAACTTGTTGAGAAG GTCCACAAGCTATGTGTTGAGCTGGATCGAAGAGACACAGAAACTACAGTTTCTGAAGTTACTGGGTCTGATGGTTTGACTGAATTTGTTAAACCTGCTGAGCCCGAATCATCTGAGGCTACGTCTACATCTGCCCCGGAGTCGGATTCATTAGAAAAGACCTCGGCGGTGAATGATAGTAGCGACTCTTTTCACGCCGGACATGCTGTTGGAGTAATTCCAATCTCTTCACTACCTGATGATGATACTGACGAAATTGTTCAAATTCCACTGGACGATAATGATGCCAGAGATCTACAGCTACAGAATGTCAAGAATGTGGAAAATGATGATGCTTTGCCAATAACAGATGCTCCTCTTATTGGTGCTCCATTTCGTCTGATATCATTTTTTGCTAAGTATGTCAGTGGTGCTGATTTGATTGACCAAAAGTCCTCAAACACCAGTAATTGA
- the LOC127127274 gene encoding microtubule organizer protein 1 isoform X3 yields the protein MEDDKKRRKNKKKKNKQNKNVDAGVGETASRVQNLVNNGKDKHASFSEAVNLIGDGETDSSDQNLVNDAKDKPASLSEVSPSSIGDGEIDTSDQNLVNDATGRPASLSEAAPHSIGVAEIDIGDQNLASNAKNGHANLLEAVVNLNGDGETSIRDPNLVNSGKDEPSQLLGTADEQSVSVDWNGDVEVPNRDLNLVKSREDEPAQPLDSADGQSTNMDSNGCLPYGKECDISDATIRKLKEENAVLIQRETISEETIQKLKDENDKHIRKKTISEDIIQKLKDENDKHIRKEVMSEERIRKLNEENNMHIMKETISEETIRKLNEQKDMLVQKEVELEENIRKMKTELDMHVTKEVELEENIRKMKKELDMHVTKEVILEDTIRKMNKGNDIHMQEETASKETIRKLIEENKGHTQKEALAEETITILKEEIDKHIHKEATLDEIINKLKTEKELQKHTEQTDLEVRITQLQNEHNSLLQKEVTLEELINKLKTENELQKHTQTDLEVRIAQLQNEHNSLLQKEAGLMEKTNMLQIEKDVFEQKVIILESKLSSLSEKETGLVGRTSLLLREKEGLEQKLNILQSNLSSFSEKENGLEVKIAQLQSENNSLLQKEIGFIEKTNQLLNEKTILSLKVESLERKINLLESDLSLSVQEEKSTKEVILNLKENTSILQVQVAELEESKNNLLLENQQLRENVLGLHSTVQNLENSSSSSASQGTSAKDGASENEEFKSQIEEAYMLVEKLMAENAELVEKVHKLCVELDRRDTETTVSEVTGSDGLTEFVKPAEPESSEATSTSAPESDSLEKTSAVNDSSDSFHAGHAVGVIPISSLPDDDTDEIVQIPLDDNDARDLQLQNVKNVENDDALPITDAPLIGAPFRLISFFAKYVSGADLIDQKSSNTSN from the exons ATGGAGGATGataagaaaagaagaaaaaacaaGAAGAAAAAGAACAAGCAAAACAAGAATGTGGATGCTGGGGTTGGAGAAACAGCTTCTAGGGTTCAGAATCTGGTGAATAATGGTAAGGACAAGCATGCTAGTTTTTCCGAGGCTGTAAATTTGATTGGTGATGGAGAAACAGATAGCAGTGATCAAAATTTGGTCAATGATGCTAAGGATAAACCTGCTAGTCTTTCGGAGGTTTCGCCGAGTTCCATTGGGGATGGGGAAATAGATACCAGTGATCAGAATCTGGTCAATGATGCTACGGGTAGGCCTGCTAGTCTTTCTGAGGCTGCACCGCATTCAATTGGGGTTGCAGAGATAGATATAGGCGATCAAAATCTGGCTAGTAATGCAAAGAATGGGCATGCTAATCTTTTAGAGGCTGTGGTAAACTTAAATGGGGATGGAGAAACTTCAATAAGGGATCCAAATCTTGTGAATAGTGGTAAGGATGAGCCCTCTCAGCTTTTGGGGACAGCTGATGAGCAAAGTGTGAGTGTGGATTGGAATGGAGATGTGGAAGTTCCAAACAGAGATCTGAATCTGGTGAAAAGCAGAGAGGACGAGCCCGCTCAACCATTGGACTCTGCAGATGGGCAAAGTACTAATATGGACTCCAATGGATGTCTGCCATATGGTAAAGAATGT GACATATCAGACGCAACAATTAGAaaattaaaagaagaaaatgCCGTGCTCATTCAGAGAGAG ACCATATCAGAAGAGACTATTCAGAAATTAAAAGACGAAAATGATAAACACATTCGTAAAAAG ACCATATCAGAAGACATTATCCAGAAATTAAAAGACGAAAATGATAAACACATTCGTAAAGAG GTCATGTCAGAAGAGAGAATCAGGAAGCTGAACGAAGAAAATAATATGCACATTATGAAAGAG ACCATATCTGAAGAGACAATCCGGAAATTGAATGAACAAAAAGACATGCTTGTGCAAAAGGAG GTTGAATTAGAAGAGAATATCAGAAAAATGAAAACAGAACTTGATATGCATGTTACGAAAGAG GTTGAATTAGAAGAGAATATCCGAAAAATGAAAAAAGAACTTGATATGCATGTTACGAAAGAG GTCATATTAGAAGATACAATTAGAAAAATGAATAAAGGAAATGATATTCACATGCAAGAAGAG ACCGCTTCAAAAGAGACAATAAGAAAATTGATTGAAGAAAATAAAGGGCACACTCAGAAAGAG GCCTTAGCAGAGGAGACAATTACAATATTGAAAGAAGAAATTGATAAACACATTCATAAGGAG GCTACCTTGGATGAGATTATCAATAAATTAAAAACTGAAAAGGAATTGCAGAAACATACAGAG CAGACTGATCTAGAGGTGAGAATTACACAACTGCAGAATGAGCATAATTCCTTACTTCAAAAAGAG GTTACCTTGGAAGAGCTTATCAATAAATTAAAAACTGAAAATGAATTGCAAAAACATACACAG ACTGATCTAGAGGTGAGAATTGCACAATTGCAGAATGAGCATAATTCGTTGCTTCAAAAAGAG GCTGGATTGATGGAAAAAACCAATATGTTACAGATTGAAAAG GATGTTTTCGAGCAGAAAGTAATTATTCTAGAGAGCAAGTTGAGTTCCCTTAGTGAGAAAGAG ACTGGATTGGTGGGAAGGACTAGTCTGTTACTGCGTGAGAAG GAGGGTTTAGAGCAAAAACTAAATATTCTGCAGAGCAATTTGAGTTCCTTTAGTGAGAAAGAG AATGGTCTGGAAGTGAAAATAGCACAATTGCAGAGTGAGAATAATTCCTTACTTCAAAAAGAG ATTGGATTTATTGAAAAAACCAATCAGTTGCTGAATGAAAAAACCATTTTGAGCCTAAAAGTG GAAAGTTTAGAGCGAAAAATAAATCTTCTGGAGAGCGATTTGAGTTTATCTGTTCAGGAAGAG AAGTCAACTAAAGAAGTTATTTTAAATCTGAAAGAAAACACCAGCATTCTACAAGTGCAG GTGGCAGAGTTGGAAGAGTCCAAGAACAATCTTTTGCTAGAAAACCAGCAATTGAGGGAAAATGTGTTAGGTCTTCATTCGACAGTCCAGAATCTTGAAAATAGTAGCTCTTCTTCCGCTTCACAGGGTACATCTGCAAAG GACGGTGCTTCTGAAAATGAAGAGTTTAAATCTCAAATTGAAGAGGCCTATATGTTAGTGGAAAAATTAATGGCGGAAAATGCTGAACTTGTTGAGAAG GTCCACAAGCTATGTGTTGAGCTGGATCGAAGAGACACAGAAACTACAGTTTCTGAAGTTACTGGGTCTGATGGTTTGACTGAATTTGTTAAACCTGCTGAGCCCGAATCATCTGAGGCTACGTCTACATCTGCCCCGGAGTCGGATTCATTAGAAAAGACCTCGGCGGTGAATGATAGTAGCGACTCTTTTCACGCCGGACATGCTGTTGGAGTAATTCCAATCTCTTCACTACCTGATGATGATACTGACGAAATTGTTCAAATTCCACTGGACGATAATGATGCCAGAGATCTACAGCTACAGAATGTCAAGAATGTGGAAAATGATGATGCTTTGCCAATAACAGATGCTCCTCTTATTGGTGCTCCATTTCGTCTGATATCATTTTTTGCTAAGTATGTCAGTGGTGCTGATTTGATTGACCAAAAGTCCTCAAACACCAGTAATTGA
- the LOC127127274 gene encoding putative WEB family protein At1g65010, chloroplastic isoform X1, translating to MEDDKKRRKNKKKKNKQNKNVDAGVGETASRVQNLVNNGKDKHASFSEAVNLIGDGETDSSDQNLVNDAKDKPASLSEVSPSSIGDGEIDTSDQNLVNDATGRPASLSEAAPHSIGVAEIDIGDQNLASNAKNGHANLLEAVVNLNGDGETSIRDPNLVNSGKDEPSQLLGTADEQSVSVDWNGDVEVPNRDLNLVKSREDEPAQPLDSADGQSTNMDSNGCLPYGKECDISDATIRKLKEENAVLIQRETISEETIQKLKDENDKHIRKKTISEDIIQKLKDENDKHIRKEVMSEERIRKLNEENNMHIMKETISEETIRKLNEQKDMLVQKEVELEENIRKMKTELDMHVTKEVELEENIRKMKKELDMHVTKEVILEDTIRKMNKGNDIHMQEETASKETIRKLIEENKGHTQKEALAEETITILKEEIDKHIHKEATLDEIINKLKTEKELQKHTEQTDLEVRITQLQNEHNSLLQKEVTLEELINKLKTENELQKHTQTDLEVRIAQLQNEHNSLLQKEAGLVEKTNLLASEKAGLMEKTNMLQIEKDVFEQKVIILESKLSSLSEKETGLVGRTSLLLREKEGLEQKLNILQSNLSSFSEKENGLEVKIAQLQSENNSLLQKEIGFIEKTNQLLNEKTILSLKVESLERKINLLESDLSLSVQEEKSTKEVILNLKENTSILQVQVAELEESKNNLLLENQQLRENVLGLHSTVQNLENSSSSSASQGTSAKDGASENEEFKSQIEEAYMLVEKLMAENAELVEKVHKLCVELDRRDTETTVSEVTGSDGLTEFVKPAEPESSEATSTSAPESDSLEKTSAVNDSSDSFHAGHAVGVIPISSLPDDDTDEIVQIPLDDNDARDLQLQNVKNVENDDALPITDAPLIGAPFRLISFFAKYVSGADLIDQKSSNTSN from the exons ATGGAGGATGataagaaaagaagaaaaaacaaGAAGAAAAAGAACAAGCAAAACAAGAATGTGGATGCTGGGGTTGGAGAAACAGCTTCTAGGGTTCAGAATCTGGTGAATAATGGTAAGGACAAGCATGCTAGTTTTTCCGAGGCTGTAAATTTGATTGGTGATGGAGAAACAGATAGCAGTGATCAAAATTTGGTCAATGATGCTAAGGATAAACCTGCTAGTCTTTCGGAGGTTTCGCCGAGTTCCATTGGGGATGGGGAAATAGATACCAGTGATCAGAATCTGGTCAATGATGCTACGGGTAGGCCTGCTAGTCTTTCTGAGGCTGCACCGCATTCAATTGGGGTTGCAGAGATAGATATAGGCGATCAAAATCTGGCTAGTAATGCAAAGAATGGGCATGCTAATCTTTTAGAGGCTGTGGTAAACTTAAATGGGGATGGAGAAACTTCAATAAGGGATCCAAATCTTGTGAATAGTGGTAAGGATGAGCCCTCTCAGCTTTTGGGGACAGCTGATGAGCAAAGTGTGAGTGTGGATTGGAATGGAGATGTGGAAGTTCCAAACAGAGATCTGAATCTGGTGAAAAGCAGAGAGGACGAGCCCGCTCAACCATTGGACTCTGCAGATGGGCAAAGTACTAATATGGACTCCAATGGATGTCTGCCATATGGTAAAGAATGT GACATATCAGACGCAACAATTAGAaaattaaaagaagaaaatgCCGTGCTCATTCAGAGAGAG ACCATATCAGAAGAGACTATTCAGAAATTAAAAGACGAAAATGATAAACACATTCGTAAAAAG ACCATATCAGAAGACATTATCCAGAAATTAAAAGACGAAAATGATAAACACATTCGTAAAGAG GTCATGTCAGAAGAGAGAATCAGGAAGCTGAACGAAGAAAATAATATGCACATTATGAAAGAG ACCATATCTGAAGAGACAATCCGGAAATTGAATGAACAAAAAGACATGCTTGTGCAAAAGGAG GTTGAATTAGAAGAGAATATCAGAAAAATGAAAACAGAACTTGATATGCATGTTACGAAAGAG GTTGAATTAGAAGAGAATATCCGAAAAATGAAAAAAGAACTTGATATGCATGTTACGAAAGAG GTCATATTAGAAGATACAATTAGAAAAATGAATAAAGGAAATGATATTCACATGCAAGAAGAG ACCGCTTCAAAAGAGACAATAAGAAAATTGATTGAAGAAAATAAAGGGCACACTCAGAAAGAG GCCTTAGCAGAGGAGACAATTACAATATTGAAAGAAGAAATTGATAAACACATTCATAAGGAG GCTACCTTGGATGAGATTATCAATAAATTAAAAACTGAAAAGGAATTGCAGAAACATACAGAG CAGACTGATCTAGAGGTGAGAATTACACAACTGCAGAATGAGCATAATTCCTTACTTCAAAAAGAG GTTACCTTGGAAGAGCTTATCAATAAATTAAAAACTGAAAATGAATTGCAAAAACATACACAG ACTGATCTAGAGGTGAGAATTGCACAATTGCAGAATGAGCATAATTCGTTGCTTCAAAAAGAG GCTGGGTTGGTGGAAAAAACAAATCTGTTAGCGAGTGAAAAG GCTGGATTGATGGAAAAAACCAATATGTTACAGATTGAAAAG GATGTTTTCGAGCAGAAAGTAATTATTCTAGAGAGCAAGTTGAGTTCCCTTAGTGAGAAAGAG ACTGGATTGGTGGGAAGGACTAGTCTGTTACTGCGTGAGAAG GAGGGTTTAGAGCAAAAACTAAATATTCTGCAGAGCAATTTGAGTTCCTTTAGTGAGAAAGAG AATGGTCTGGAAGTGAAAATAGCACAATTGCAGAGTGAGAATAATTCCTTACTTCAAAAAGAG ATTGGATTTATTGAAAAAACCAATCAGTTGCTGAATGAAAAAACCATTTTGAGCCTAAAAGTG GAAAGTTTAGAGCGAAAAATAAATCTTCTGGAGAGCGATTTGAGTTTATCTGTTCAGGAAGAG AAGTCAACTAAAGAAGTTATTTTAAATCTGAAAGAAAACACCAGCATTCTACAAGTGCAG GTGGCAGAGTTGGAAGAGTCCAAGAACAATCTTTTGCTAGAAAACCAGCAATTGAGGGAAAATGTGTTAGGTCTTCATTCGACAGTCCAGAATCTTGAAAATAGTAGCTCTTCTTCCGCTTCACAGGGTACATCTGCAAAG GACGGTGCTTCTGAAAATGAAGAGTTTAAATCTCAAATTGAAGAGGCCTATATGTTAGTGGAAAAATTAATGGCGGAAAATGCTGAACTTGTTGAGAAG GTCCACAAGCTATGTGTTGAGCTGGATCGAAGAGACACAGAAACTACAGTTTCTGAAGTTACTGGGTCTGATGGTTTGACTGAATTTGTTAAACCTGCTGAGCCCGAATCATCTGAGGCTACGTCTACATCTGCCCCGGAGTCGGATTCATTAGAAAAGACCTCGGCGGTGAATGATAGTAGCGACTCTTTTCACGCCGGACATGCTGTTGGAGTAATTCCAATCTCTTCACTACCTGATGATGATACTGACGAAATTGTTCAAATTCCACTGGACGATAATGATGCCAGAGATCTACAGCTACAGAATGTCAAGAATGTGGAAAATGATGATGCTTTGCCAATAACAGATGCTCCTCTTATTGGTGCTCCATTTCGTCTGATATCATTTTTTGCTAAGTATGTCAGTGGTGCTGATTTGATTGACCAAAAGTCCTCAAACACCAGTAATTGA
- the LOC127127274 gene encoding uncharacterized protein LOC127127274 isoform X8 codes for MEDDKKRRKNKKKKNKQNKNVDAGVGETASRVQNLVNNGKDKHASFSEAVNLIGDGETDSSDQNLVNDAKDKPASLSEVSPSSIGDGEIDTSDQNLVNDATGRPASLSEAAPHSIGVAEIDIGDQNLASNAKNGHANLLEAVVNLNGDGETSIRDPNLVNSGKDEPSQLLGTADEQSVSVDWNGDVEVPNRDLNLVKSREDEPAQPLDSADGQSTNMDSNGCLPYGKECDISDATIRKLKEENAVLIQRETISEETIQKLKDENDKHIRKKTISEDIIQKLKDENDKHIRKEVMSEERIRKLNEENNMHIMKETISEETIRKLNEQKDMLVQKEVELEENIRKMKTELDMHVTKEVELEENIRKMKKELDMHVTKEVILEDTIRKMNKGNDIHMQEETASKETIRKLIEENKGHTQKEALAEETITILKEEIDKHIHKEATLDEIINKLKTEKELQKHTEQTDLEVRITQLQNEHNSLLQKEIGFIEKTNQLLNEKTILSLKVESLERKINLLESDLSLSVQEEKSTKEVILNLKENTSILQVQVAELEESKNNLLLENQQLRENVLGLHSTVQNLENSSSSSASQGTSAKDGASENEEFKSQIEEAYMLVEKLMAENAELVEKVHKLCVELDRRDTETTVSEVTGSDGLTEFVKPAEPESSEATSTSAPESDSLEKTSAVNDSSDSFHAGHAVGVIPISSLPDDDTDEIVQIPLDDNDARDLQLQNVKNVENDDALPITDAPLIGAPFRLISFFAKYVSGADLIDQKSSNTSN; via the exons ATGGAGGATGataagaaaagaagaaaaaacaaGAAGAAAAAGAACAAGCAAAACAAGAATGTGGATGCTGGGGTTGGAGAAACAGCTTCTAGGGTTCAGAATCTGGTGAATAATGGTAAGGACAAGCATGCTAGTTTTTCCGAGGCTGTAAATTTGATTGGTGATGGAGAAACAGATAGCAGTGATCAAAATTTGGTCAATGATGCTAAGGATAAACCTGCTAGTCTTTCGGAGGTTTCGCCGAGTTCCATTGGGGATGGGGAAATAGATACCAGTGATCAGAATCTGGTCAATGATGCTACGGGTAGGCCTGCTAGTCTTTCTGAGGCTGCACCGCATTCAATTGGGGTTGCAGAGATAGATATAGGCGATCAAAATCTGGCTAGTAATGCAAAGAATGGGCATGCTAATCTTTTAGAGGCTGTGGTAAACTTAAATGGGGATGGAGAAACTTCAATAAGGGATCCAAATCTTGTGAATAGTGGTAAGGATGAGCCCTCTCAGCTTTTGGGGACAGCTGATGAGCAAAGTGTGAGTGTGGATTGGAATGGAGATGTGGAAGTTCCAAACAGAGATCTGAATCTGGTGAAAAGCAGAGAGGACGAGCCCGCTCAACCATTGGACTCTGCAGATGGGCAAAGTACTAATATGGACTCCAATGGATGTCTGCCATATGGTAAAGAATGT GACATATCAGACGCAACAATTAGAaaattaaaagaagaaaatgCCGTGCTCATTCAGAGAGAG ACCATATCAGAAGAGACTATTCAGAAATTAAAAGACGAAAATGATAAACACATTCGTAAAAAG ACCATATCAGAAGACATTATCCAGAAATTAAAAGACGAAAATGATAAACACATTCGTAAAGAG GTCATGTCAGAAGAGAGAATCAGGAAGCTGAACGAAGAAAATAATATGCACATTATGAAAGAG ACCATATCTGAAGAGACAATCCGGAAATTGAATGAACAAAAAGACATGCTTGTGCAAAAGGAG GTTGAATTAGAAGAGAATATCAGAAAAATGAAAACAGAACTTGATATGCATGTTACGAAAGAG GTTGAATTAGAAGAGAATATCCGAAAAATGAAAAAAGAACTTGATATGCATGTTACGAAAGAG GTCATATTAGAAGATACAATTAGAAAAATGAATAAAGGAAATGATATTCACATGCAAGAAGAG ACCGCTTCAAAAGAGACAATAAGAAAATTGATTGAAGAAAATAAAGGGCACACTCAGAAAGAG GCCTTAGCAGAGGAGACAATTACAATATTGAAAGAAGAAATTGATAAACACATTCATAAGGAG GCTACCTTGGATGAGATTATCAATAAATTAAAAACTGAAAAGGAATTGCAGAAACATACAGAG CAGACTGATCTAGAGGTGAGAATTACACAACTGCAGAATGAGCATAATTCCTTACTTCAAAAAGAG ATTGGATTTATTGAAAAAACCAATCAGTTGCTGAATGAAAAAACCATTTTGAGCCTAAAAGTG GAAAGTTTAGAGCGAAAAATAAATCTTCTGGAGAGCGATTTGAGTTTATCTGTTCAGGAAGAG AAGTCAACTAAAGAAGTTATTTTAAATCTGAAAGAAAACACCAGCATTCTACAAGTGCAG GTGGCAGAGTTGGAAGAGTCCAAGAACAATCTTTTGCTAGAAAACCAGCAATTGAGGGAAAATGTGTTAGGTCTTCATTCGACAGTCCAGAATCTTGAAAATAGTAGCTCTTCTTCCGCTTCACAGGGTACATCTGCAAAG GACGGTGCTTCTGAAAATGAAGAGTTTAAATCTCAAATTGAAGAGGCCTATATGTTAGTGGAAAAATTAATGGCGGAAAATGCTGAACTTGTTGAGAAG GTCCACAAGCTATGTGTTGAGCTGGATCGAAGAGACACAGAAACTACAGTTTCTGAAGTTACTGGGTCTGATGGTTTGACTGAATTTGTTAAACCTGCTGAGCCCGAATCATCTGAGGCTACGTCTACATCTGCCCCGGAGTCGGATTCATTAGAAAAGACCTCGGCGGTGAATGATAGTAGCGACTCTTTTCACGCCGGACATGCTGTTGGAGTAATTCCAATCTCTTCACTACCTGATGATGATACTGACGAAATTGTTCAAATTCCACTGGACGATAATGATGCCAGAGATCTACAGCTACAGAATGTCAAGAATGTGGAAAATGATGATGCTTTGCCAATAACAGATGCTCCTCTTATTGGTGCTCCATTTCGTCTGATATCATTTTTTGCTAAGTATGTCAGTGGTGCTGATTTGATTGACCAAAAGTCCTCAAACACCAGTAATTGA